The following coding sequences lie in one Miscanthus floridulus cultivar M001 chromosome 9, ASM1932011v1, whole genome shotgun sequence genomic window:
- the LOC136482435 gene encoding uncharacterized protein isoform X1, which translates to MPTRRPDPARAAAKAKRARSSDLASPPPNNASRRLDAHETDDDPVSSPAAMAMAVTRLARPAAMRPPSATAASPSLRPRLRRLRVVRCRASGEGGKGEGEAAEEPESLFARELRRRGMAPGAGATPAAGANKEAEEGAPEAGAKRRVAAAEFERGAAANGQRERSMALNSEGLEGLVPRAKLLLSLGSTFFLAFGPLILVTVSLFAGLYVYIGPSFVHDASKTPVSVQPYIDPYELLEDERLSRPSPDVF; encoded by the exons ATGCCGACACGACGGCCAGatcccgcccgcgccgccgccaagGCCAAGCGAGCCCGGTCCTCCGACTTGGCCTCTCCTCCGCCTAACAACGCCTCGCGACGCCTCGACGCGCACGAAACCGACGACGACCCAGTCTCCAGCCCCGCCGCGATGGCCATGGCCGTGACCCGCCTCGCGCGCCCCGCTGCCATGCGCCCGCCATCGGCCACCGCCGCGTCCCCGTCGCTACGGCCACGGCTGCGCCGCCTCCGCGTCGTGAGGTGCCGCGCCAGCggggagggagggaagggggagggggaggccGCCGAGGAGCCCGAGTCGCTCTTCGCCAGGGAGCTCCGGCGCCGCGGGATGGCGCCGGGGGCCGGCGCTACGCCCGCCGCGGGCGCTAATAAGGAGGCGGAGGAGGGGGCGCCGGAGGCCGGGGCCAAGCGCCGGGTGGCGGCCGCCGAGTTCGAGCGCGGCGCCGCGGCGAACGGCCAGCGGGAGCGGTCCATGGCGCTCAACAGCGAGGGCCTCGAG GGTCTTGTTCCTCGGGCAAAGTTACTACTATCACTTGGCAGTACCTTCTTTCTGGCATTTGGGCCCCTGATTCTTGTCACCGTTTCTCTTTTTGCTGGTTTATACGTG TACATTGGACCGAGTTTTGTACACGATGCAAGCAAGACACCGGTGTCggtgcaaccatacattgatccATACGAGCTACTGGAGGACGAGAGGCTCAGCCGGCCCTCCCCAGATGTGTTCTGA